The following proteins come from a genomic window of Bactrocera tryoni isolate S06 chromosome 1, CSIRO_BtryS06_freeze2, whole genome shotgun sequence:
- the LOC120766914 gene encoding uncharacterized protein LOC120766914, producing the protein MYAKFRILTLTLLVCVNVNLKALNVTCTATEGEQTNSDRNVVVPAAVEDDNEDIEVVAQTANITTNVVATTKTSPPKTRARSIADNNDDDDFVAHNLNAAHGTQPKDTSRPLKNVFRGVYKSYKSTYMGNVTSAEYKKRLIERLNAATAHTHMSSAKTTLATKRAELSVLHERLKNETLLPRDTEVAPLAPPALDGEAFKAKLKETLRKRKRKYHRAHASAKRAKTNHRYSNATTTDADKVYERASHNNNNNAANNINANETPLESAQRTLNGTFSDKHYRYTIGPGVNMSFDMVNDIVNVNLDSDNLAEIMRGRWLNDNSEEGRGKKYDMITKVLPLFVLPFLIQSAIVPFLVTKLKLLLVKSILIGKLAIFLLILSAIKNGNKTVQSYEVAPSYWAGEPSRRSELAAAASSSAYNGYRVEGKPAAWIN; encoded by the exons ATGTATGCGAAATTTCGTATATTGACATTGACATTGTTGGTGTGTGTGAATGTGAATCTGAAGGCGTTGAACGTGACGTGCACCGCCACTGAAGGTGAGCAAACAAATAGTGATCGGAATGTGGTGGTCCCCGCTGCGGTTGAAGACGACAACGAAGACATCGAAGTTGTTGCACAAACGGCGAACATAACAACTAATGtggttgcaacaacaaaaacatcgcCACCAAAAACAAGAGCACGTAGCATAGCGGATAACAACGACGATGACGACTTCGTTGCGCACAATTTGAACGCAGCGCATGGGACACAGCCCAAAGACACTTCGCGTCCATTGAAGAATGTATTTCGTGGCGTCTACAAGAGCTACAAAAGCACTTACATGGGCAATGTCACATCGGCGGAATATAAGAAGCGTCTGATTGAGCGTCTAAATGCGGCCaccgcacatacacacatgagCAGCGCCAAGACGACGCTGGCGACGAAGCGCGCAGAACTGAGTGTGCTACACGAAAGACTCAAGAACGAAACTTTATTGCCGCGCGACACCGAAGTAGCGCCACTCGCGCCACCCGCACTTGACGGCGAAGCATTCAAAGCGAAATTAAAGGAAACGCTACGTAAACGCAAACGTAAATATCATCGCGCACATGCGAGCGCGAAGCGAGCAAAAACAAATCATCGGTACTCGAACGCAACAACCACAGACGCTGATAAGGTGTATGAGCGCGCAAgccataataacaataacaatgcagCTAATAACATTAATGCGAACGAAACGCCACTTGAAAGCGCTCAACGCACACTTAACGGCACTTTCAGCGATAAGCATTATCGCTACACAATCGGACCCGGCGTCAATATGAGCTTTGATATGGTAAATGACATCGTTAATGTGAATTTGGATAGCGATAATCTGGCCGAAATAATGCGTGGGCGTTGGTTGAACGATAACAGCGAGGAGG GACGCGGCAAGAAGTACGACATGATCACCAAAGTGTTGCCACTCTTCGTGCTGCCATTCCTCATACAATCTGCCATTGTGCCATTTTTGGTCACCAAgttgaaattgttgttggtgaAGTCCATATTGATTGGCAAATTGGCGATATTCCTGCTCATTTTGTCGGCGATCAAGAATGGCAATAAAACGGTGCAATCTTATGAAGTGGCACCATCTTATTGGGCTGGTGAACCGAGTCGGCGTTCGGAGTTGGCAGCGGCTGCTTCATCGTCCGCTTATAATGGCTATCGGGTGGAGGGTAAGCCAGCCGCTTGGATCAATTAA